GCGACAGAGGACGAGAAACAATAGCTTTACGTGGGGGATCGTAAAATAAATCCGGTCGAGTCCGCCAAATAAACGAAAGAGCTACTACGGTAATCGCTGCCTCACCAATACCGATTAATACGTGCCATGATGCCATCGCAGCCAAAGCCACCGTTAACGGAACTGTTCCAGATATAGCTAGTTCTACAGCACATACAACAGAGGCAACGACTACACTTGTCCAAGCTGCAACAGAGGAAGCAATTACCATTCCTGACAATTTATTGCCACCTATGGCAAACCGAATTGCTTTGTATAGATAATAACCACCAAACGTGCCAATCAACCCCATATTAAAAATGTTGGCACCCAGAACAGTCAAGCCCCCATCTTGGAATATTACACCTTGGACGATAAACACCGACACCATGACCAAAGAGCCAGCCCACGGACCCAACAAAGCACCTGCGAGGGTTCCACCCAAAAGGTGTCCGGAAGTACCCCCAGGAATAGGGAAATTTATCATTTGAGCCGCAAAGATAAAAGCACCACATACTCCCATTAGAGGTACAGCTCGTTCTTGGTATTCTGTCTGCGCTCTCTTAAGCGCGAGTGCAATCAAAGCGATCGCAATTACCCATGTCACAGCGATAATAGGTAAGCTCAGAAAGCCATCGGGGATGTGCATAGCTAACTGCGGCTGAGTTATCCAATGCAACCAGCTTGAGTAGGTCATAAAAGCCAACACAATGATTTCCGTAATTTAAAGACTTTTTTAGTCAGGTTAGGCAATATACGCAACATTCGACATTAACTGAGAATTTCCTAATATTTCAATCCTATGGGGGGGCATTTTTACTTAAGTGAGGGATGGGGGGATGGGGAGAGGGGGGGATGGGGGGAAAGAATTATTCTCATTGTCTGCTTGTCTCCTTGTCCCCCCACTCCCCATGCCAGGGATTGACCGGAAAATTGATAAAAATTACAGAATCAATGGGTATTATTATTTGGGTTTAATAAGTGGTGGGGTATTAATGTTGGTTTGGCGTAAACATATTGTTATTATTCCTGTTGGTCTGAGCATCGCTTTGTTGCTCAGTGGTTGCGATAACAGCAAAGTTGCTCAGTGCGATCGCCTCATGAAGGCTGTTAGTGAAGGAAATGCTCTGATTGACAAAAATAAAGGTCAGCAGGTGACAACCAGTTTGAAACTGGCTAAGGATCTCGAAGCTGTCACCAAATCGCTCAAGCAAATGAACCTACCAGACCCCGAACTGAAAAAATATCAAGACAAATTTGTGAAAGTGTTTGACACTCTCAGCAAACAGATAACCAAAGCAGGTAAAGCTCTTGGTTCAGCTAAAACAGCACAAGCCTCAGAATCTGGTAGGGAAAGAATACAAAAAGCCAGAACAGATATCGATACCGCATTGACATCCGCCGAAACTACGGCTAAACAGTCTGACGCTTTAGAAGCTGAGGTGAAAAAGTACTGTAGCGCAAGCAAAAAGTAATTTATCTAGGTCAGGACTTACGCAACTGGCACATATCTTTGTGTCAATAGAGTCAAGGGGAGCCAGCGCGGGTTAAGAGCGCCCTCGGCGACTGGCTCTCCCGTTGGGCTAATGGCAACAAAGCAGTTATCGGTTGAAAACTATTAGTAATTTATATTACTCATAGTTACGAAATATTCCTGAGCTACACCAATTTTGTCTGTCAAGAGAAATATTGGTGTTAGTAAAGTGAAATACAATGAGCGATATCGGTCTGCTGATGGCAGGCGTGTTAACTGCTGGGCAAGCATTTCCGCCCAAATTACCTGAACAGCCATTACTTGATTCAGATAATGTGGTGCAGCAGTCAAAACAGAGTGAGGCAAAGAAAATTGTCCCACCGACCCAAATCACACCACCTGAATTGATACAACCAGATGCGAGTCTCCAAACCGTCCAGTCAGCGTTAAAACCAGAGCATCAAAATATACTTAATAAAATTAGAGAAAAAATTCCCTCTCAAGGCTCCTTTGTTCAAGTAGGGGATAAGGGAAATAAGGGAAATAAGGGAGACAAGGGGGCAGGGGACAGGGGGCAGGGGGAGTTTACCTCCTCGTCTTCGTTGTCTTCCCCCACTCCCCGCATCCCCCCCTCTCCCCCTCCTCCACTTCCTCCATCCCCCGAAATGTCTCAAGTCACATCGGTGTCGCAACTGGACGATGTGCAACCTTCAGACTGGGCAATTGGAGCTTTGCAATCTCTGGTAGAGCGCTATGGCTGCATTGCGGGATATCCAAATAGGACTTATCTAGGCAACACCGCTATCAATCGTTATGAATTTGCGGCTGGTTTACAGCATTGTCTAGAGCAGATTAATAAATTAATAACTAACAATACAGCTAATACTGTTAAAGATGAGGATTTAATCAAGCTGCAACGCTTGCAAACTGAGTTTCAAGCAGAGTTAAAGCAAGTTGAGCAGCGGGTAGACAATTTAGAAAGCCAGACTAGCGAAATACAAGCAAATCAGTTTTCCACCACGACGCGACTATTTGGGCAAGCTATTTTTAGCCTCCAGGGAACGAATAGCGCTGATGTGGATTTGTTTCCTAGAGATAAAGTGCCAGAACGCAAGGCAGAAACGAATCTGACTTTTGCCAATAGCGTACAACTAACCCTCGCGACTTCGTTTACAGGGCAAGATTTACTGCTAACTGGGCTGAGTTCGGGAAATTTAAATTCTTCTGCGTCTTCAGTATTTAACAATATGGGGCGGTTGGGTTTTGAGTCAAATACAAATAACGATTTATATATCAGTGATTTATCTTATCGATTTCCGGTTTCAGACAACTTAGGAATTATTGTTGGTACGGTGGGTGTTAATCCTACGAACACCTTTCGCGGTATTAATCCTCTAGAAGGTACTGGAGAGGGAGCAATTTCTTTATTAGGTCAGCGTAACCCGATTTTGGCAATTGGTAATGGCACTGGCGGTGTTGGCTTTGACTGGCAAATAAGCGATCGCCTGAGTTTACAAGGCGTTTACAGTGCCGAAATTCCCAGTTTTCCCGGTAATATCCAAGCTGGCGGACTTTTTGGCGGCAGATATACCGCCGGCGCTCAACTAACTGTAGCACCCACCAATAACATCGATGTCGGGGTGCATTATCTTTTCTCCCACTCCCCCGATGGCTTACTAGGAACCGGTATCGGCGATGCTCAGTTAATTTCTCCTTTTGCACCTGCGACAGCTTTTAATACCCATGCTGTCGGCGCTACCGTCACATGGCGCATTAATCCTAACTTTAACTTAGGCGGTTGGGGAGGCTGGACTCACTCAAATCCAGTCAATCTTTCTGGAAGCGTGGAAACTACAAACTGGATGGTATTCGCTGCTTTTCCCAATTTACTGCGTTCCGGCAATTTGGGGGGTATTCTTGTCGGACAACCTCCGAAAATTACTTCTAGTTCTTTACCTGAAGGATTCAATTTTCCCAACTTTTCTGAAGGAGGTACAGCGGGTGGACGCGACGCCACATCACTGCACGTAGAACTTTTTTATCGCGCCCAACTCAATGACAATATCTCTCTCACTCCGGGTGTCTTTGTGATTTTCAATCCAGATCACAACGCTGCTAACGATCCCTTGGTAGTAGGGGCATTAAGAGCAACATTCCGGTTTTAAATCTGTACGGATGTAAATGTAAATAAATGCACTAATTGCATACGGGTGTAGTCAGTTTTTCATTTTCACGCGCGTAATCAAAGCAGAGATTCCCCTGCTGTAAAAACATGCGTGATTTTTTTTTGCATATTAATCAAGGAAGTTTTCAATGCAATTAAAATCGTCAGCAA
Above is a genomic segment from Tolypothrix sp. NIES-4075 containing:
- the cbiM gene encoding cobalt transporter CbiM: MTYSSWLHWITQPQLAMHIPDGFLSLPIIAVTWVIAIALIALALKRAQTEYQERAVPLMGVCGAFIFAAQMINFPIPGGTSGHLLGGTLAGALLGPWAGSLVMVSVFIVQGVIFQDGGLTVLGANIFNMGLIGTFGGYYLYKAIRFAIGGNKLSGMVIASSVAAWTSVVVASVVCAVELAISGTVPLTVALAAMASWHVLIGIGEAAITVVALSFIWRTRPDLFYDPPRKAIVSRPLSRY
- a CDS encoding iron uptake porin; translated protein: MSDIGLLMAGVLTAGQAFPPKLPEQPLLDSDNVVQQSKQSEAKKIVPPTQITPPELIQPDASLQTVQSALKPEHQNILNKIREKIPSQGSFVQVGDKGNKGNKGDKGAGDRGQGEFTSSSSLSSPTPRIPPSPPPPLPPSPEMSQVTSVSQLDDVQPSDWAIGALQSLVERYGCIAGYPNRTYLGNTAINRYEFAAGLQHCLEQINKLITNNTANTVKDEDLIKLQRLQTEFQAELKQVEQRVDNLESQTSEIQANQFSTTTRLFGQAIFSLQGTNSADVDLFPRDKVPERKAETNLTFANSVQLTLATSFTGQDLLLTGLSSGNLNSSASSVFNNMGRLGFESNTNNDLYISDLSYRFPVSDNLGIIVGTVGVNPTNTFRGINPLEGTGEGAISLLGQRNPILAIGNGTGGVGFDWQISDRLSLQGVYSAEIPSFPGNIQAGGLFGGRYTAGAQLTVAPTNNIDVGVHYLFSHSPDGLLGTGIGDAQLISPFAPATAFNTHAVGATVTWRINPNFNLGGWGGWTHSNPVNLSGSVETTNWMVFAAFPNLLRSGNLGGILVGQPPKITSSSLPEGFNFPNFSEGGTAGGRDATSLHVELFYRAQLNDNISLTPGVFVIFNPDHNAANDPLVVGALRATFRF